The following coding sequences lie in one Cryptococcus neoformans var. neoformans B-3501A chromosome 14, whole genome shotgun sequence genomic window:
- a CDS encoding hypothetical protein (Similar to gi|46111439|ref|XP_382777.1| hypothetical protein FG02601.1 [Gibberella zeae PH-1], FASTA scores: opt: 634, E(): 1.3e-35, (46.032% identity (80.423% similar) in 189 aa overlap (4-192:11-196)); HMMPfam hit to DER1, Der1-like family, score: 223.7, E(): 3.2e-64), whose product MAQPVEQWITEIPPVTRAWVAGSIGMSLLVECQVVAPLQLYFSWKAAIVNMQVWRFITTFLYFGPVSLDLLFHIFFVMRYSRLLEENSFANRRADYAWLLFLCASFLLLVSSVATLPFLSSSLAFALVYIWSRRNPSVKMSLFGIITITAPYLPMALVLFTWVFQGGVRAAVPDIVGALAGHTYVFLQDYWPREMWSTTGRPEIQTPGFV is encoded by the exons ATGGCGCAGCCTGTCGAACAATGGATAACCGAAATACCTCCCGTTACTCGAGCATGGGTAGCTGGCTCTATCGGAATGAGCTTGTTAGTG GAGTGCCAAGTCGTAGCGCCACTACAGCTGTACTTCTCCTGGAAAGCGGCAATAGTGAATATGCAG GTCTGGAGATTTATAACGACTTTTTTATATTTTGGGCCAGTATCGCTTGACCTTTTATTCCATATATTCTTTGT TATGAGATACTCTAGATTACTAGAAGAAAACTCGTTTGCCAATCGTCGGGCAGACTATGCGTGGTTACTATTTCTCTGcgcctcttttcttctg CTTGTATCCTCTGTCGCAACTCTAccattcctctcctcttccctggCTTTTGCCCTCGTCTATATCTGGTCAAGACGGAACCCTTCTGTGAAAATGTCTCTGTTTGGCATCATCAC TATCACTGCGCCATATCTCCCCATGGCCCTTGTCCTGTTTACCTGGGTATTCCAAGGAGGTGTCAGAGCAGCTGTGCCCGATATC GTCGGGGCACTCGCGGGACATACCTATGTCTTCTTGCAAGATTATTGGCCAAGAGAAATGTGGAGTACAACTGGGAGGCCAGAGATCCAGACTCCCGGGTTTGTGTAA
- a CDS encoding hypothetical protein (Similar to gi|29247091|gb|EAA38665.1| GLP_59_40837_42042 [Giardia lamblia ATCC 50803], FASTA scores: opt: 756, E(): 7e-37, (36.098% identity (65.610% similar) in 410 aa overlap (17-414:6-395)); HMMPfam hit to Pkinase, Protein kinase domain, score: 33.0, E(): 5.8e-09), producing the protein MSSRDSPSSDTEIPQVIAGRYNVKVDKQMAETNQGGVYPAVDTKTGQEVAVKLEHILFALLEDRRDLRDEHEAYRDISKHVPNAHTIPSIKWYGEEGNYCALVMDMLGPTLQDLFSSHSGPFSLKTVLMIADQLISHVEFLHGQLYIHRGIKPDNFCIGLQDQRKIFMIDLGFAKRYRDPKTKRHMPYEKYERCANPSWCSLRVSEGTMASRRDDLESLGYMFVFFLKGSLPWHGTCSIEMEDIKSEPLEDLCKDLPDEFLKYLQYCRALKFDSDPDYRYLRLLFHQLFLEKGYENDWEFDWCKKPNNEGAAEEKDDKEPLEANDKKNGNNAEKRNNISKDLEESNNVTNADTDQSEITSVNNTDLKQVSEAKEDQKAQTEIKVPSKSVNFDDHHANIDEPEGGNDLQEGENRLRRSARLKKMAREEP; encoded by the exons ATGTCTTCTCGAGATAGTCCATCATCTGACACAGAAATCCCCCAAGTCATCGCTGGCAGATACAATGTCAAGGTCGATAAGCAGATGGCTGAGACCAATCAGG GGGGCGTTTATCCAGCGGTTGATACTAAGACTGGACAAGAAGTTGCAGTTAAACTTGAACACATCTTGTTCGCCCTGCTTGAGGATCGTCGCGACCTTCGAGATGAGCATGAAGCCTACAGGGACATCTCTAAACATGTGCCCAATGCACATACAATCCCCTCCATTAAGTGGtatggcgaagaaggaaactATTGTGCTCTCGTGATGGATATGCTCGGCCCCACTCTACAGGATCTTTTCTCCTCGCATAGTGGCCCGTTCAGTCTCAAAACGGTCTTAATGATCGCCGATCAACTCATATCTCATGTCGAGTTCCTTCATGGTCAACTATATATTCATCGGGGAATCAAGCCTGATAATTTTTGTATTGGCCTTCAAGACCAGCGGAAAATCTTCATGATCGATCTGGGTTTTGCAAAGCGGTATAGGGATCCCAAAACTAAACGGCATATGCCTTACGAGAAGTACGAACGTTGTGCAAATCCCAGTTGGTGTTCCCTCAGGGTGTCAGAAGGAACGATGGCTTCCAGAAGAGACGACTTGGAATCATTGGGGTATATGTTTGTG TTTTTTCTAAAGGGCTCATTGCCGTGGCATGGGACTTGTTCGATCGAGATGGAGGATATAA AGAGCGAACCTCTCGAAGACTTATGCAAAGATCTTCCAGATGAGTTTCTCAAGTATCTTCAATATTGTCGAGCTTTGAAATTCGATTCTGATCCAGATTACCGATATCTCCGTCTGCTCTTCCACCAGCTCTTTCTCGAGAAAGGTTATGAGAATGATTGGGAGTTTGATTGGTGCAAGAAACCGAATAATGAAGGTGcagcagaagagaaagatgacAAGGAGCCGCTGGAAGCAAATGACAAGAAAAATGGCAATAATGCGGAAAAGCGAAACAACATATCGAAGGACCTCGAAGAGTCCAACAATGTTACCAATGCTGATACGGATCAATCAGAGATCACATCAGTCAACAATACCGATCTCAAGCAAGTCAGCGAAGCAAAGGAAGATCAAAAAGCTCAGACCGAAATAAAGGTGCCGAGTAAGAGTGTCAATTTTGATGACCATCATGCCAACATCGACGAACCAGAAGGCGGAAATGACCtgcaagaaggagaaaataGGCTTAGAAGGAGTGCTCGACTGAAAAAAATGGCTAGGGAAGAACCTTAA